One region of Thermodesulfobacteriota bacterium genomic DNA includes:
- a CDS encoding 2-oxoacid:ferredoxin oxidoreductase subunit beta: MIDLDFGNEIAWCPGCGNFPILKALDEALEEVAVDRRQLVLVSGIGQAAKLPHYTRANVFNGLHGRAVPAAFGIKLANHELEVVIHSGDGDMYGEGGNHLVHAMRRNISVKAFVHNNQVYGLTKGQASPTSDLGMVTKLQVDGVKARPFNPMASAVAADCSFVARAFAGDREHLRQMMAAALRCREGFALLDILQPCVTFNKVNTFKWYRERVRRIDPGHDPYDRAAAFALAEEWGMTIPIGIIYRSQRPGYESQLPVLAQGPLVSQAGPPQA; this comes from the coding sequence ATGATCGACCTGGATTTCGGCAACGAGATCGCCTGGTGCCCGGGGTGCGGCAACTTCCCGATCCTGAAGGCCCTGGACGAGGCCCTGGAGGAGGTCGCGGTGGACCGCCGGCAGCTGGTGCTGGTCTCCGGCATCGGCCAGGCCGCCAAGCTGCCCCACTACACCAGGGCCAATGTCTTCAATGGCCTCCACGGCCGGGCGGTGCCGGCCGCCTTCGGCATCAAGCTCGCCAACCACGAGCTTGAGGTGGTCATCCACAGCGGCGACGGCGACATGTACGGCGAGGGCGGCAACCACCTGGTCCACGCCATGCGCCGCAACATCTCGGTCAAGGCCTTTGTCCACAACAACCAAGTCTACGGCCTCACCAAGGGCCAGGCCTCGCCCACCTCCGACCTGGGCATGGTCACCAAGCTGCAGGTGGACGGGGTGAAGGCCAGGCCCTTCAACCCGATGGCCAGCGCCGTCGCCGCCGACTGCTCGTTCGTGGCCCGGGCCTTTGCCGGCGACCGCGAGCATTTGCGGCAGATGATGGCTGCGGCCTTGCGCTGCCGGGAAGGCTTTGCCCTCCTCGACATCCTGCAGCCCTGCGTCACCTTCAACAAGGTCAACACCTTCAAATGGTACCGGGAGCGGGTACGCCGCATCGACCCGGGCCACGATCCGTACGACCGGGCAGCCGCCTTCGCCCTGGCCGAAGAATGGGGCATGACCATCCCCATCGGCATCATCTACCGCAGCCAGCGCCCCGGCTACGAGTCCCAGCTGCCCGTTCTGGCGCAAGGCCCCCTGGTGAGCCAGGCCGGGCCGCCGCAGGCCTGA